A stretch of Girardinichthys multiradiatus isolate DD_20200921_A chromosome 20, DD_fGirMul_XY1, whole genome shotgun sequence DNA encodes these proteins:
- the LOC124857370 gene encoding inter-alpha-trypsin inhibitor heavy chain H3-like isoform X3, which yields MERAVVKLLLGLLLAFATGQQTTDDWDIYSFHINSNITNRYATTIITSRVANRMNESKEIEFHVQIPKNAFISKFKMMMDGQAYDGVVKTKEQAQEQYTEAVSRGQSAGLVSSVGRTMEEFKTSVTVAAHKKVTFELTYEELLKRTHGKYELQIHARPMKPVKDFKVNVHINEKAGISFIDVKGGLSTKALANAITKTHADKQACVYFYPTVDQQKSCDSCGEEGMNGDLVIVYDVNRDNGLGDIKTSDGYFVHHFAPSSLPRIPKNVVFVIDRSGSMHGTKIKQTRTALIHILNDLAEDDFFGLISFNREIFHWKRKSVKATALNRERAKQFVLNIREGGATNINAAVLEGARMLNTHPREGSASILILLTDGDPTTGVTNLEEIQSNVKQAIAGKFPLYCLGFGFDVNFEFLEKMSLQNNGVARRIYQDSDADLQLKGFYDEVATPLLTDVTMIYLGGTNLTQTNFSQYYNGSEIVVAGEIIDNNVEFFTPQVVAISSKQKVTFSNTNGFVDSSVSEGLLQRVWAHLTVKQLLGKELLLSGPEKEKVNKEALELSLKYSFVTPLTSMVVTKPEGENTEVLHKPKEGEAPRLRSHQRNTVARKRYFFQNQRGPPSLPQLTPRILGFLPVRMKSYFETESTYLTTTPAPVFHRFLMKAENDTYPLCFDVIGAVILKLLHHPSTDLR from the exons GATGACTGGGACATTTACAGCTTTCACATCAACTCCAACATTACCAACCGATACGCCACCACCATCATCACAAGCCGTGTCGCCAATCGCATGAATGAATCAAAAGAAATCGAATTCCATGTCCAGATTCCCAAGAATGCCTTCATCAGTAAATTCAAAAT gatgatggatggacaagCCTATGATGGAGTTGTGAAAACTAAGGAGCAGGCTCAAGAGCAGTACACTGAGGCTGTGTCCCGTGGCCAAAGTGCTGGACTTGTGAG CTCCGTAGGGAGAACCATGGAGGAATTTAAAACCTCTGTAACTGTGGCAGCCCACAAAAAGGTCACCTTTGAGCTGACCTATGAGGAACTGCTGAAACGAACACATGGCAAATACGAGCTGCAGATCCATGCTCGACCCATGAAGCCTGTCAAAGACTTCAAG GTTAATGTGCACATTAATGAAAAAGCTGGCATCAGTTTCATTGATGTGAAGGGAGGACTGAGCACTAAAGCCCTGGCTAATGCTATCACCAAAACACATGCAGACAAACAG GCATGCGTGTATTTCTATCCAACTGTGGATCAACAGAAAAGCTGTGACAGCTGTGGAGAGGAAGGTATGAATGGAGATCTGGTTATTGTTTATGATGTCAACAGAGACAATGGACTGGGAGACATCAAG ACTTCTGATGGATATTTTGTCCATCACTTTGCTCCTTCAAGTCTTCCACGAATACCAAAGAATGTTGTCTTTGTTATTGATCGAAGTGGCTCCATGCAcggtacaaaaataaaacag ACCCGAACTGCTTTAATCCATATTTTGAATGACCTGGCTGAAGATGACTTCTTTGGTCTCATCAGTTTTAATAGAGAAATATTTCACTGGAAAAGAAAATCCGTTAAGGCCACTGCTCTAAATCGGGAGAGGGCCAAACAGTTTGTGCTGAACATCAGAGAAGGAGGAG CTACAAACATCAATGCAGCAGTGTTGGAAGGAGCTCGTATGCTGAACACACATCCCAGGGAAGGATCAGCTTCCATTCTAATACTTCTCACAGATGGAGACCCAACTACAG GAGTGACAAATCTTGAAGAAATACAGTCAAACGTAAAACAGGCCATTGCAGGAAAATTCCCGCTCTACTGTCTTGGTTTTGGGTTTGATGTTAATTTTGAGTTCTTGGAGAAAATGTCGTTGCAGAACAATGGTGTGGCAAGAAGGATTTATCAGGACTCCGATGCTGATTTACAGCTGAAG GGTTTCTATGATGAAGTGGCCACTCCTCTGCTGACAGATGTCACAATGATCTATCTGGGCGGAACCAATCTAACCCAGACTAACTTCAGTCAATATTATAACGGCTCTGAGATTGTGGTGGCCGGCGAGATCATTGACAACAACGTTGAATTCTTCACTCCACAAGTTGTTGCCATTTCA agtaaacaaaaagtgacaTTTTCTAACACAAATGGCTTTGTGGATTCTTCGGTCTCTGAAGGACTTCTTCAGAGGGTTTGGGCCCACCTCACAGTCAAACAGCTTCTAGGAAAGGA GCTATTGTTATCTGGACCTGAGAAAGAAAAAGTGAATAAAGAGGCTCTGGAGCTGTCCTTGAAGTACAGCTTTGTGACTCCACTCACATCCATGGTGGTCACCAAGCCCGAGGGGGAGAACACAGAAGTCCTTCACAAACCCAAGGAGGGAGAAGCACCACGGCTTCGAAGTCATCAAAGAAATACTGTGGCTAGAAAACGTTACTTTTTCCAAA ATCAGCGTGGTCCACCATCATTGCCACAACTCACTCCAAGAATCCTAG GTTTTCTCCCTGTTCGGATGAAATCTTATTTTGAAACAGAGTCTACCTATTTGACTACAACACCTG CTCCTGTTTTCCACAGATTTTTGATGAAAGCTGAGAATGACACCTATCCACTTTGTTTTGATGTTATTGGAGCTGTAATTCTTAAACTTCTTCACCATCCCAGCACAG